Below is a window of Candidatus Omnitrophota bacterium DNA.
AAAATTCATAGGGTTACGTGAAAAATACTTTTGCGCGATAATTCAACCGCTGGATATGGATTACAGCGGAGGCCTTGTTAAAATTAATCCCAATGAGACCGAAGTTAGGGTATTATCATCAGTATACCAAATTGCTTCAGGACAGACTATTGATTTAAAATTTAACGCATTTTTGGGGCCGCAAGATCTAAAGATCATTGGAAGTAATAATAAAGACTGGCAGGCTATCATTTATTACGGCACATTTGATGTCATTGCGCAAGTAATGCTTAAAATGTTGGAATTCTTGTTTGGTCTGGTCCATAATTGGGGATGGGCTATAATTATTTTGAGCTTTATAATTTATATCATATTGTATCCATTGACCTTGCAACAGATGCGCTCAATGAAGGTAATGCAGGCAATCCAGCCGCAGATGGAAGAATTAAAAAAGCAATATAAGGATAATCCGCAGAGATTAAACAAGGAAATGATAGAATTGTATCGTACGAATAAAGTTAATCCTTTAGGCGGATGTTTGCCGCTTATTCTGCAGATACCGATTTTCTTTGCTTTGTACCAGGTTTTAACACGGTCAATTGCTTTAAAGGGGGCGCATTTTTTGTGGATCCGGGATCTGGCGGCACCAGATAGATTATTTATATTACCTAATTCTTTGCCACTTTTGGGGAATGAGATTAATATCTTGCCTTTATTGATGGCTGGAATAATGTTTTTCCAACAAAAATCATCAATGTCCAAAATGGGAGGAGCTGGAGCAGAACAACAAAAGATATTATTGATAATTATGCCGGTAATGTTCGGGTTTTTGTTTTATCGTATGCCATCAGGGTTAGTTCTGTATTGGTCGATCAATAGCGTTTTTACCCTGATCTACCAGTTAAAAACGGTTAAAGCAAAATGAATAAAGTAACCAAGCTGGAAATAGAGGGCAAGACGGTTGAAGGGGCGGTTAAAGCGGGCCTAAAGGAATTAAACGCAAGCCGGGATCAGGTTAAGATTGAGATTCTTTGCGAAGAAGAAAAAGGGCTTTTTGGCATGCCCGGAGCAAAAATGGCTAAAATCCGAGTTACCTTGGTAAATAATAATCCTTGACAAGAAAAAGAAAATTCGGATAATATTGTTATAAGGGAAATGGATATAGAAAGAGCACATAGTTACGCGTGAAACGTCGCCTAAACCATTAAAACACAATGGGAAAAGTAATAGCGGTATGTAATCAGAAAGGTGGAACTGCTAAAACCACCACCGCGATCAATATTTCTACTTATCTGGCATTATTAGGCAAAAAAGTCTTAGTTATAGACCTTGATCCACAGGCTAATTGCACCAGCGGTTTGGGGGTTGATCGTCACGGCATAAAAAAAAGCACCTACCATGTTCTTTTGGAAGAAGCAGGGGTCCAGGAGATATTAC
It encodes the following:
- the yidC gene encoding membrane protein insertase YidC, with product MEKRLILALALSFVVLFGWSAFVGKPSQKAGISPVVRIAGQNNEPSLVSPENPPPALKEENIEFGQFEYQNNNSKVIFSEPSATIKEITFNKYNNYKLSLKAGLSIGDPKWEFIRQSVGNNEVTYAYSDKEKTIVKRFIFDNTKYSTTLEINVQNKTKANLSIQIPITLGVLNIAANAQLNPQDVIVSTKEKNFYPNIKRAKTFNNLKFIGLREKYFCAIIQPLDMDYSGGLVKINPNETEVRVLSSVYQIASGQTIDLKFNAFLGPQDLKIIGSNNKDWQAIIYYGTFDVIAQVMLKMLEFLFGLVHNWGWAIIILSFIIYIILYPLTLQQMRSMKVMQAIQPQMEELKKQYKDNPQRLNKEMIELYRTNKVNPLGGCLPLILQIPIFFALYQVLTRSIALKGAHFLWIRDLAAPDRLFILPNSLPLLGNEINILPLLMAGIMFFQQKSSMSKMGGAGAEQQKILLIIMPVMFGFLFYRMPSGLVLYWSINSVFTLIYQLKTVKAK
- a CDS encoding Jag N-terminal domain-containing protein, with product MNKVTKLEIEGKTVEGAVKAGLKELNASRDQVKIEILCEEEKGLFGMPGAKMAKIRVTLVNNNP